A window from Enterocloster bolteae encodes these proteins:
- a CDS encoding ABC transporter ATP-binding protein: MADILLNVEGMKVYYPVKGDFGKGREFVKAVDGVSFEVRKGEVFGIVGESGCGKSTLGRGICKLETPTAGKIVLSGEDISSYGRKQMRSVRKKVQMVFQDPYASLNPRMSIFDIIAEPLIIHGLTKSKKELEDRVMELLRKVGLDDYHANRYPHEFSGGQRQRIGIARALAVEPELIIADEPVSALDVSIQAQVLNLLHQLQKEFNLTYIFVAHDLSVVEHISDRVGVMYLGNFVEVGDKRKLYSNPLHPYTQALLSAVPVPDPTAKKDRIILEGSIPSALNPPSGCKFHTRCPRCMDICKKKAPERYQVSDDHYVYCHLYDDKIKENKG, translated from the coding sequence ATGGCAGATATCCTGCTGAATGTTGAAGGTATGAAAGTGTATTATCCTGTGAAGGGGGATTTTGGCAAAGGGCGTGAATTCGTCAAGGCGGTGGACGGCGTTTCCTTCGAGGTGCGAAAGGGCGAGGTGTTCGGCATCGTAGGCGAATCCGGCTGCGGCAAGTCCACATTGGGAAGGGGAATCTGCAAGCTGGAGACTCCCACGGCAGGTAAGATCGTCCTGTCCGGTGAAGATATCTCCTCCTATGGCAGAAAGCAGATGCGCTCCGTGCGCAAAAAGGTCCAGATGGTATTCCAGGACCCATATGCGTCCCTGAATCCCAGGATGTCTATATTTGACATCATCGCGGAGCCGTTAATCATACACGGCCTGACAAAGAGCAAGAAGGAACTGGAAGACCGCGTCATGGAGCTTCTGAGAAAGGTTGGACTGGATGATTACCATGCCAACCGTTATCCCCATGAATTTTCCGGCGGCCAGCGCCAGCGTATCGGAATCGCCAGGGCCCTGGCAGTTGAGCCGGAGCTGATCATAGCGGACGAGCCCGTGTCGGCCCTGGACGTGTCCATCCAGGCCCAGGTGTTAAACCTGCTGCACCAGCTTCAGAAGGAGTTTAACCTGACCTATATATTCGTGGCCCATGACCTGAGCGTGGTGGAGCATATCAGCGACCGGGTGGGCGTCATGTATCTGGGTAACTTTGTGGAGGTGGGGGACAAGCGCAAGCTGTACAGCAATCCCCTTCATCCTTACACCCAGGCCCTTCTGTCAGCCGTACCGGTACCGGATCCAACGGCAAAGAAGGACCGCATCATACTGGAGGGAAGCATCCCGTCGGCATTAAATCCGCCAAGCGGCTGCAAGTTCCACACCAGATGCCCCCGGTGCATGGACATCTGTAAGAAAAAGGCGCCGGAGCGCTACCAGGTATCCGACGACCATTATGTATACTGCCATCTCTATGATGACAAAATCAAGGAGAACAAGGGATGA
- a CDS encoding DUF4489 domain-containing protein, with amino-acid sequence MYKGNFENNFNFENKDNNDTFEHRNNLENIECQEPPRYCCEEKKCVLRPNRTFMKCSVPVTTNIPMTTASGTTFNLANLNIDTSKFHKPCIKFEFTSNILTAAGSLTFNFQINKQCKYQPTSFPIGPVWTFSRLASSVGENDTFNFSVCDCDICDDECCNFSVVVTIESLETQGGITVNNATLSAIVVDNPFC; translated from the coding sequence ATGTATAAAGGTAATTTCGAAAATAATTTTAATTTTGAAAATAAGGATAATAACGATACGTTCGAACATAGAAATAATCTGGAAAATATAGAATGCCAGGAACCGCCCAGATACTGCTGCGAAGAAAAAAAGTGTGTGTTAAGGCCAAACCGCACTTTTATGAAATGCAGCGTACCTGTTACAACCAACATTCCTATGACCACAGCTTCAGGTACCACATTCAACCTGGCAAATTTAAACATTGATACGAGTAAATTCCACAAACCATGCATCAAATTCGAATTTACAAGTAATATCTTAACCGCAGCCGGGTCTCTTACCTTTAATTTCCAGATTAATAAACAGTGTAAATATCAGCCAACCTCTTTCCCAATTGGCCCCGTATGGACCTTTTCCAGGCTGGCTTCGTCTGTCGGAGAAAATGATACGTTTAACTTCTCGGTATGTGACTGCGATATCTGCGATGATGAGTGCTGCAACTTCAGCGTAGTGGTAACCATTGAAAGCCTTGAAACCCAGGGCGGCATCACAGTCAACAACGCTACCTTGTCGGCAATTGTTGTAGATAATCCTTTCTGCTGA
- a CDS encoding ABC transporter permease subunit, producing MAKNKVLTEKTDINTPFSEFVRKFKKQKTAMVAMVFLVFLVVLAFISYKIAPYGINEYDYSAIMQPPTAAHLFGTDEFGRDLFSRVICGTRISLSVGLFAVTVGMLVGTIMGLLAGYYGGIVDSIIMRICDVLLAFPGLILAIAIVAILGSGLYNVVIAVAVFNIPKFARLVRGNTLETKNSVFVQAARNIGAGDMRILFKHILPSAIPNIIVQYTMSIGTSIITASSLSFLGMGAQPPTPEWGLLLSNGRNYMLTSWHITLFPGLAIFFTVLCFNLLGDGLRDALDPKLTD from the coding sequence ATGGCTAAGAATAAAGTGTTAACTGAAAAGACGGACATCAATACCCCGTTTTCAGAGTTTGTAAGAAAGTTTAAAAAACAGAAAACAGCCATGGTTGCCATGGTATTTCTGGTGTTTCTTGTGGTGCTGGCATTTATCAGCTATAAGATTGCCCCTTACGGCATCAATGAATATGATTACTCTGCCATTATGCAGCCGCCTACGGCCGCCCATCTTTTCGGCACCGATGAGTTCGGCAGGGATTTGTTTTCCAGGGTAATCTGCGGAACCAGGATTTCCCTCAGCGTGGGTCTGTTTGCAGTGACCGTGGGAATGCTTGTGGGAACCATTATGGGACTTTTGGCCGGATACTACGGCGGCATCGTTGATTCCATCATCATGCGTATCTGCGACGTGCTGCTGGCCTTCCCGGGACTTATCCTGGCTATTGCCATTGTGGCCATCCTGGGAAGCGGACTGTATAACGTGGTAATCGCGGTTGCGGTATTCAATATCCCCAAGTTTGCCCGTCTGGTGAGAGGCAATACACTGGAGACAAAGAACAGCGTGTTTGTACAGGCCGCCCGCAACATCGGAGCCGGCGACATGCGCATCCTGTTCAAGCATATCCTGCCCAGCGCCATTCCCAATATCATCGTACAGTACACCATGTCCATCGGAACCTCCATCATCACTGCTTCCAGCCTTAGCTTCTTAGGCATGGGCGCCCAGCCTCCCACACCTGAGTGGGGACTGCTTCTGAGCAATGGACGTAACTACATGCTGACAAGCTGGCATATCACCCTGTTTCCGGGTCTTGCAATCTTCTTTACCGTGCTCTGCTTCAATCTGCTGGGCGACGGCCTGAGAGACGCGCTGGATCCAAAACTGACTGATTAG
- a CDS encoding M55 family metallopeptidase has protein sequence MKLFISADIEGCAGVALAYETHKNEAAYGEFAKQMTKEVVAACEAAHEAGADEIVVKDGHGDATNIDPLCMPDYVTLIRGKSGHPYNMMSGLDDSFDGVMYIGYHAPAGNPGFAISHTSTGNSLYIRLNGSCMSEFMLNSYTAASHKVPVLFLSGDSTICGLAREMVPDITTAVTKTGLGASTYCKAPGQVEESIRQGVKKALAGNLSRCSVELPETFTYEVTYKDWKKAYQMSFYPGMRAVDTFTNRLETARWMDVVTAHCFVIY, from the coding sequence ATGAAACTCTTTATCAGTGCAGATATAGAAGGGTGCGCAGGGGTGGCCCTGGCGTATGAGACTCATAAGAATGAAGCTGCATACGGTGAATTTGCAAAGCAGATGACAAAGGAAGTAGTGGCTGCCTGTGAGGCTGCCCATGAGGCGGGAGCCGACGAGATAGTGGTAAAGGACGGCCACGGGGACGCAACGAACATTGACCCTCTCTGCATGCCGGACTACGTGACCCTGATTCGGGGCAAAAGCGGTCACCCTTATAACATGATGTCCGGTCTGGATGATTCCTTTGACGGGGTCATGTACATAGGATACCATGCCCCGGCAGGAAATCCCGGATTTGCCATCAGCCACACCTCCACGGGCAACAGTCTGTATATCCGTTTAAATGGCAGCTGTATGAGTGAATTCATGCTGAACAGCTACACAGCTGCTTCACACAAGGTTCCGGTGCTGTTCCTGTCCGGGGACAGCACCATCTGCGGCCTGGCCAGGGAAATGGTGCCGGATATTACCACGGCCGTGACAAAGACCGGTCTGGGGGCATCCACTTACTGCAAGGCGCCGGGGCAGGTGGAGGAATCCATCCGCCAGGGAGTGAAGAAGGCGCTGGCCGGGAATCTCTCCCGGTGCAGTGTGGAGCTTCCGGAGACATTTACATATGAAGTGACCTATAAAGACTGGAAGAAGGCATACCAGATGTCCTTTTACCCGGGAATGAGGGCAGTGGACACATTTACCAACAGGCTGGAGACAGCCAGATGGATGGATGTGGTGACGGCCCATTGCTTTGTGATATATTAG
- the rfbD gene encoding dTDP-4-dehydrorhamnose reductase, with protein sequence MLKIWICGAGGRVGRKMTDILASRPVELLLTDADSVDITDSEAVMEYAHINRPHYIVNCAGLTDAAACEDCPEEAYRVNALGARNLSVAARMGKSRLVQMSTDDVFDGRSLVPYTEFDPVSPRTVYGKSKMAGENFVREFCNRHIIVRSSWIFGDGSPYLERILEMAGQGKTIRAASDQMASPTGADGLAAKIIELMEHGEDGLYHVTGQGCCSRYELAKEAVRLAGYQVPVEPVNASEDTLSSMRPSYSVLDNMMLRISNMRLLPHWKVMLEEYMKERRAGSRRRAEGKDGIGYGK encoded by the coding sequence ATGCTGAAAATATGGATATGCGGGGCTGGAGGACGGGTTGGCAGGAAGATGACAGATATTCTGGCGTCCAGGCCGGTGGAGCTGCTTTTGACGGATGCGGATTCGGTGGATATCACGGATTCGGAGGCTGTGATGGAATATGCCCATATCAACCGGCCCCATTATATTGTAAACTGCGCCGGGCTGACTGATGCGGCTGCCTGCGAGGACTGTCCGGAGGAGGCATACCGGGTAAATGCCCTGGGGGCCAGGAATCTGAGCGTTGCCGCCAGAATGGGTAAGTCCAGGCTGGTCCAGATGTCAACAGACGATGTGTTTGACGGCAGGAGCCTGGTTCCTTACACGGAATTTGACCCGGTCTCACCTAGGACTGTGTACGGCAAGTCCAAGATGGCAGGAGAAAATTTTGTAAGGGAGTTCTGCAACCGCCATATTATTGTGCGCAGTTCCTGGATATTCGGGGACGGCAGCCCTTACCTGGAGCGTATTCTGGAGATGGCGGGCCAGGGCAAGACCATCAGGGCTGCCTCGGACCAGATGGCATCTCCCACAGGGGCTGACGGACTGGCCGCCAAGATCATAGAGCTGATGGAGCACGGTGAGGACGGATTGTACCATGTAACGGGACAGGGCTGCTGCAGCCGGTATGAGCTGGCAAAGGAGGCTGTCAGGCTGGCGGGCTATCAGGTCCCGGTGGAACCTGTGAACGCCTCTGAGGACACCTTAAGCTCCATGAGGCCTTCCTACAGCGTGCTGGACAATATGATGCTGCGCATATCTAATATGCGTCTCCTGCCCCATTGGAAGGTGATGCTGGAGGAATACATGAAGGAGCGGCGGGCAGGAAGCCGCAGGCGGGCTGAGGGAAAGGACGGTATCGGCTATGGAAAATAG
- a CDS encoding gamma-glutamyl-gamma-aminobutyrate hydrolase family protein: protein MERPVIGIMGNTYMTQPGMFDSMERAYQNSYYVDAVMKNGGIPVILPASAVMEQTEEIMGICDGILFPGGEDMTPSYYGEDPHPAIQVYKPEIDEALMRAGRYALEHKKPMLGICKGNQLLNVLMGGSLYQDLSLKGPDCIRHLQLGRRDYLTHQIRVEEGTRLSKLLGSGVCMTNSMHHQSVKELGKGLRASAYANDGIIEAIEDQEGMIVGVQWHPESLLESAPAMNHLFSDLCGRALERKAGSL, encoded by the coding sequence ATGGAACGTCCGGTTATCGGCATTATGGGAAATACATATATGACCCAGCCAGGCATGTTTGACAGCATGGAAAGGGCATATCAGAACAGCTATTATGTGGATGCGGTCATGAAAAACGGGGGTATCCCTGTGATTTTACCGGCATCTGCCGTTATGGAGCAGACAGAGGAAATCATGGGAATCTGCGACGGAATCCTGTTCCCCGGCGGGGAGGATATGACTCCTTCCTACTATGGGGAGGACCCGCATCCCGCTATCCAGGTATACAAGCCTGAAATTGACGAAGCCCTGATGAGGGCGGGCCGTTATGCCCTGGAGCACAAAAAGCCCATGCTGGGCATCTGCAAAGGAAACCAGCTGCTCAACGTGCTCATGGGTGGTTCCCTGTATCAGGACCTTTCCCTTAAGGGGCCTGACTGCATCAGGCACCTGCAGCTTGGAAGGCGGGATTACCTTACCCACCAGATACGGGTGGAGGAGGGAACCAGGCTGTCAAAACTTTTAGGCAGCGGCGTCTGCATGACCAATTCCATGCACCACCAGTCGGTGAAGGAGCTGGGAAAGGGGCTCAGGGCCTCGGCATATGCAAATGACGGGATCATAGAGGCCATCGAGGACCAGGAGGGGATGATTGTAGGCGTACAGTGGCATCCCGAAAGTCTTCTGGAGTCAGCCCCGGCCATGAATCATCTGTTTTCGGATCTGTGCGGCAGGGCCTTGGAGAGAAAAGCAGGGAGTTTATAA
- a CDS encoding ABC transporter ATP-binding protein gives MENTNNNILEIKNLHTYFYTDSGVIKSVDGVDIELREGTTLGIVGESGSGKSVTALSVMGLLMGTTGKVAEGEILFEGRDLTKLDDEERRKMRGEKISMIFQEPMTSLNPVMKIGDQITECILMHNNISKQEAWDKAVEMLKLTGVPRVERMMKEYPFQLSGGQRQRVMIAMALVCKPKILIADEPTTALDVTIQAQILDLMENLKQKTGTSILFITHDLGVVAEVCDDVVVMYSGRVVEKGDVRSIFASPSHPYTKGLLASIPKLGECAEELESIPGNVPNPKYMPQGCKFAPRCSCAFDKCREEEPGFYDVGEGHMSRCWLCEKKGGDA, from the coding sequence ATGGAGAATACGAATAATAATATTTTAGAGATTAAGAATCTGCACACCTACTTCTACACGGACAGCGGTGTGATTAAATCAGTAGATGGCGTGGATATTGAACTGAGAGAGGGCACAACCCTTGGAATCGTGGGAGAATCAGGCAGCGGCAAGAGCGTGACCGCCCTGTCCGTCATGGGACTTCTGATGGGAACCACAGGAAAGGTGGCGGAAGGGGAAATCCTGTTTGAAGGCCGCGATTTGACAAAGCTGGATGATGAGGAGCGCAGGAAGATGCGCGGGGAAAAGATTTCCATGATTTTCCAGGAACCAATGACCAGCCTGAACCCTGTCATGAAGATTGGGGACCAGATAACGGAATGTATCCTGATGCACAATAACATAAGCAAGCAGGAAGCCTGGGACAAGGCAGTGGAGATGCTGAAGCTGACAGGCGTTCCCAGGGTGGAGCGCATGATGAAGGAATATCCCTTCCAGCTCTCCGGCGGCCAGCGCCAGAGAGTCATGATAGCCATGGCGCTGGTGTGCAAGCCGAAAATCCTCATAGCGGATGAGCCTACCACGGCGTTGGACGTTACCATCCAGGCCCAGATTCTGGATTTGATGGAGAATCTGAAGCAGAAAACAGGAACCTCCATTCTGTTTATCACCCATGACCTTGGTGTGGTGGCAGAGGTTTGCGACGACGTGGTGGTCATGTACAGCGGCCGTGTGGTGGAGAAGGGCGACGTAAGGTCCATTTTTGCCAGTCCGTCCCATCCGTATACCAAGGGTCTTCTGGCATCTATTCCCAAGCTGGGAGAGTGCGCCGAGGAGCTGGAATCCATACCGGGCAATGTCCCCAATCCAAAGTACATGCCCCAGGGATGTAAATTCGCTCCCAGATGTTCCTGCGCCTTTGATAAGTGCAGGGAGGAAGAACCCGGCTTCTACGACGTGGGAGAAGGCCATATGAGCCGCTGCTGGCTCTGTGAAAAGAAAGGCGGTGACGCGTGA
- a CDS encoding M42 family metallopeptidase, with amino-acid sequence MDIEMFGKISDAFGPSGFEEEVVRTVAGYCGKYQVENDAMNNLYVRMPGRAGDKPVVQLDAHLDECGFMVQCIHDNGCLGILMLGGFHLTNLPAHTVIIKTRAGRKIRGIIMSKPVHFMNDKERASLELCIEKLYVDIGATNRREVEEDFGVSIGDPMVPEVSFSYDEEHGLCFGKAFDNRAGCACIVDTMDKVYDSRNELAVDVVGAFAAQEEVGMRGATVTTQVVKPDLAILFEGSPSDDFFFSATQAQGRMKNGVQIRRMDKSYISNPVFMEYAMELAGKFGIRYQEAVRRGGSTNAGRISLIGKAVPVLVLGVPSRYVHSHYNFCAKDDLEAATELAAQVIKGLDGERIRHILRQDIL; translated from the coding sequence ATGGATATAGAGATGTTTGGAAAGATATCAGATGCATTTGGCCCCAGCGGGTTTGAGGAAGAGGTGGTGCGCACCGTGGCGGGTTACTGCGGTAAGTACCAGGTGGAAAATGACGCCATGAACAACCTGTATGTGCGTATGCCGGGCAGGGCCGGGGATAAACCGGTGGTGCAGCTGGACGCCCATCTGGACGAGTGCGGTTTTATGGTGCAGTGCATCCATGACAACGGCTGCCTGGGAATCCTTATGCTGGGGGGCTTTCACCTGACCAACCTACCCGCCCACACGGTCATCATAAAAACAAGGGCCGGCAGGAAAATCAGGGGCATCATCATGTCAAAGCCCGTGCATTTCATGAATGATAAGGAGAGGGCTTCCCTGGAGCTTTGCATTGAAAAACTGTATGTGGACATCGGCGCCACAAACCGCAGGGAAGTGGAGGAGGACTTTGGCGTATCCATTGGAGATCCCATGGTCCCGGAGGTGTCCTTTTCCTATGATGAGGAACACGGGCTCTGCTTCGGCAAGGCATTTGACAACAGGGCCGGCTGCGCCTGCATCGTGGATACCATGGATAAGGTATATGACAGCAGGAATGAGCTGGCCGTGGATGTGGTGGGCGCTTTTGCGGCCCAGGAGGAAGTGGGAATGAGAGGGGCCACCGTAACCACCCAGGTGGTGAAGCCGGACCTGGCTATCCTGTTTGAGGGTTCCCCTTCGGATGACTTCTTCTTTTCCGCCACCCAGGCCCAGGGAAGAATGAAAAACGGCGTTCAGATCCGCCGCATGGACAAGAGCTATATATCCAATCCGGTGTTCATGGAATACGCCATGGAGCTGGCCGGCAAATTCGGTATCCGCTACCAGGAGGCGGTAAGGCGGGGAGGCAGCACCAATGCGGGCAGGATCAGCCTTATTGGAAAGGCGGTTCCGGTCCTTGTGCTGGGCGTGCCTTCCAGATACGTGCATTCCCATTATAATTTCTGTGCAAAGGATGACCTGGAGGCGGCTACGGAGCTGGCAGCCCAGGTAATCAAGGGGCTGGATGGAGAACGCATCCGCCATATCCTGCGCCAGGATATACTGTAG
- a CDS encoding GTP pyrophosphokinase, with protein sequence MTNEQYYELIKPYEDASRVLSTRLEILNHSLYGDRSDAGPIHNIQGRIKEKKSMESKLVRLGFTAGVTNARNHLQDIAGLRIICYFVEDIYNLTAALKKQSDLVIIKEKDYIRNAKPNGYRSYHIVLGIPVYFLDTMEYFPVEVQLRTMAMDFWASMEHRVCYKKQPRNRERLEQDFCRYARILEEIEGEFETHNERRGSDGG encoded by the coding sequence ATGACAAATGAGCAGTATTATGAATTGATAAAGCCCTACGAGGATGCCAGCCGGGTACTTAGTACCCGGCTGGAAATCCTCAACCATAGTCTTTACGGGGACAGGTCTGACGCCGGTCCCATCCATAATATCCAGGGCCGAATAAAGGAAAAGAAGAGCATGGAATCAAAACTGGTCCGGCTGGGATTTACGGCGGGAGTGACCAATGCAAGGAACCATCTGCAGGACATAGCGGGGCTGCGGATTATTTGTTACTTTGTGGAGGATATCTATAATCTGACAGCGGCGCTGAAAAAACAGTCGGACCTGGTGATAATCAAGGAAAAGGATTATATCCGCAATGCCAAGCCCAACGGATACAGGAGCTATCACATTGTGCTGGGTATACCGGTGTATTTTCTGGACACCATGGAATATTTTCCGGTGGAGGTGCAGCTTCGGACCATGGCCATGGATTTCTGGGCCAGCATGGAACACCGGGTATGCTATAAGAAACAACCCAGAAACCGGGAGCGGCTGGAACAGGATTTCTGCCGCTATGCCAGGATACTGGAGGAGATTGAAGGGGAATTTGAGACACATAATGAGAGGAGAGGGTCAGATGGAGGTTAA
- a CDS encoding acetamidase/formamidase family protein — MEVKQAETRRTEGKRVEGKTIFAMSSSAVPVCRAGSYETLTFVTKDCFDNQFTEEGDVLDSLNWDCINPATGPVYVEGAMPGDVLKVKIEDIRVASWGTMAAIPDNGVLGDCVSRGTVKRIPVRDGVAWFNQDIGIPCAPMIGVIGVAPEKGEIPCGEPGSHGGNMDNTKIKAGATLYLPVFHEGALLAMGDVHACMGDGEIMVTGLEIPAEVTVTLEVLKGISIDNPMLEDGEACYTIASHENVETAVYTAVKAMTDILMRELGMSLEDAGMLLSAMGNLQFCQVVDPKRTVRMEMKKTVLKKLF, encoded by the coding sequence ATGGAGGTTAAGCAGGCAGAGACAAGAAGGACAGAGGGGAAGCGGGTTGAGGGAAAAACCATATTCGCCATGTCCTCCTCAGCTGTTCCGGTATGCAGGGCGGGCAGCTATGAGACACTCACCTTTGTCACAAAGGATTGCTTTGACAATCAGTTCACAGAGGAGGGAGACGTCCTGGACAGCCTGAACTGGGACTGCATCAATCCTGCCACCGGGCCGGTCTATGTGGAAGGCGCCATGCCCGGGGATGTGCTGAAGGTAAAGATTGAAGATATCCGGGTGGCATCCTGGGGCACCATGGCCGCCATACCTGACAACGGGGTCCTGGGGGACTGCGTATCCCGGGGAACGGTGAAGCGGATTCCCGTCAGGGACGGCGTGGCCTGGTTTAACCAGGACATCGGCATACCATGTGCTCCCATGATTGGAGTGATTGGCGTGGCTCCAGAGAAAGGGGAGATTCCCTGCGGGGAGCCGGGGAGCCATGGAGGAAACATGGACAACACCAAAATAAAGGCCGGCGCCACCCTGTACCTGCCGGTGTTCCATGAGGGAGCTCTTCTGGCCATGGGAGATGTCCACGCCTGCATGGGGGATGGGGAAATCATGGTGACCGGGCTGGAGATTCCGGCAGAGGTAACCGTGACCCTGGAGGTTTTAAAGGGCATTTCCATAGATAACCCCATGCTGGAGGACGGCGAAGCCTGCTATACCATTGCGTCCCATGAGAACGTGGAGACTGCCGTATATACGGCGGTTAAGGCCATGACGGATATTCTCATGAGGGAACTGGGCATGAGCCTGGAGGATGCCGGTATGCTTCTCTCCGCCATGGGCAATCTCCAGTTCTGCCAGGTGGTGGATCCAAAACGCACGGTACGTATGGAGATGAAAAAGACAGTGCTTAAGAAGTTATTTTGA
- a CDS encoding dicarboxylate/amino acid:cation symporter has translation MENRKRPGLTTAIFIGLALGAAAGILLHYAVPEGDIRDKLLIDGLFYLIGNGFLRLMQMLVVPLVFCSLVCGSMSMGDTKKLGKIGIKTLGFYLATTALAITAAILTAHVINPGAGLDLSSLETAQVEIGEKEGLADTLLAIIPVNPVRALADGDMLSIILFALIVGIILAGLGEAVQTVGNLFSQFNDVMMQMTVMVMKLAPYGVFCLTARTFSGIGFDAFLPLLKYMAGVMTALAIQGLVVYMAILKGFTGLSPVRFLKKFLPVMGFAFSTATSNATIPMSIDTLHRKMGVSRRISSFTIPLGATINMDGTAIMQGVAVVFASQAFGIHLSVADYLTVILTATLASVGTAGVPGVGLITLSMVFASVGLPVEAIALIMGIDRILDMSRTAVNITGDAVCTTVVAFQDGAVDKAVFDDMEAGRGG, from the coding sequence ATGGAAAATAGGAAACGGCCGGGGCTTACCACCGCTATCTTTATCGGGCTTGCGCTGGGGGCCGCTGCGGGCATCCTTCTTCATTATGCTGTTCCTGAGGGAGATATCCGGGATAAACTGCTGATAGACGGTTTATTTTATCTGATTGGAAATGGATTTCTGCGGCTGATGCAGATGTTAGTGGTACCTTTGGTATTCTGTTCCCTGGTGTGCGGCAGTATGTCCATGGGGGATACAAAAAAACTTGGGAAAATAGGCATAAAGACGCTGGGCTTTTATCTGGCAACCACTGCACTGGCCATCACCGCAGCCATACTGACTGCCCATGTCATTAACCCGGGGGCAGGACTGGACCTTTCTTCCTTAGAGACAGCCCAGGTTGAAATCGGTGAGAAGGAGGGACTGGCAGACACGCTTCTGGCCATCATTCCGGTGAATCCGGTGAGGGCGCTGGCAGACGGGGATATGCTGTCCATCATTCTCTTTGCGCTGATTGTGGGAATCATTCTGGCCGGCCTGGGGGAAGCGGTTCAGACCGTGGGTAATTTATTCAGCCAGTTTAATGATGTGATGATGCAGATGACGGTTATGGTCATGAAGCTGGCTCCTTACGGCGTGTTCTGCCTGACAGCCAGAACATTTTCCGGCATTGGTTTTGACGCGTTCCTGCCCCTTCTTAAGTATATGGCTGGAGTTATGACCGCGCTGGCCATACAGGGGCTGGTGGTCTACATGGCCATACTTAAGGGTTTTACAGGGCTGAGCCCTGTCAGGTTCCTGAAAAAATTCCTGCCTGTGATGGGCTTTGCATTTTCCACCGCAACCTCCAATGCCACCATTCCCATGTCCATTGATACCCTGCACAGGAAGATGGGGGTGTCCCGGCGCATTTCTTCCTTTACCATACCCCTGGGGGCCACGATCAACATGGACGGCACAGCCATTATGCAGGGCGTGGCGGTGGTGTTCGCGTCCCAGGCATTTGGAATCCACCTGTCCGTAGCAGATTATCTGACCGTGATACTGACTGCCACCCTGGCTTCCGTGGGAACAGCCGGTGTGCCGGGGGTGGGGCTGATTACCCTTTCCATGGTATTTGCCTCAGTGGGCCTGCCTGTGGAGGCCATAGCCCTGATTATGGGAATTGACCGTATATTGGATATGAGCAGGACGGCTGTCAATATCACCGGGGACGCAGTGTGCACCACTGTGGTGGCATTTCAGGACGGCGCAGTGGATAAGGCCGTGTTTGATGATATGGAAGCGGGACGGGGTGGATGA